CACGGCAAGGTCGGAGAGGTACGTCGCATAGGCGAAGTCGGTCACCGACCGCGCGATGCCGACGAGCGTCTCGCCGTCCCAAGCCGTCACGACGAGGTTGGCGTTCTCCAGCATGGCGCGTATCCGCTCGCGGTCGTCGACGGGCCGGCGTTCGCCCAGCGTCGAGTCGACGTAGAGCTCGATCACCGCGTCCAGCGAGAGATCGTTGCCGATCCAGTAGGTCAGGGATGATTCGCCCGCCGGGCTCATTCGACCACGTCGACGCTCGGAGCGTCCTCGTAGACATCGTCCTCCGGCGATTCCGGCAGCGGGTCGTACTCATCCGCTGCGGCTGCGATGCGCGCTTGCAAGTCCGCCGTCATCGGCGGAACCAACGACGATCCGAGCCCCAGCCGCCGATCCACTTCGACCTGGTCGCGCGGAGGCAGCCACAGGAAGAAGTGCTCGGCGTCGTACGGCGCGGCGATGAGAGGAGTCGCCGGGCTGCGCCGCTTCGCATGGGCTTCCGCGACGCTGTACGCGCCCTCGACGCTGTTCAGGAACTTCTGCTGCTTGTCCTTGGCGCCGCGTTCCAGTTCCTTCCAGAGCACCAGCGCGAAGGTCGCGCACGC
The Candidatus Poribacteria bacterium genome window above contains:
- a CDS encoding GNAT family N-acetyltransferase; this encodes MSPAGESSLTYWIGNDLSLDAVIELYVDSTLGERRPVDDRERIRAMLENANLVVTAWDGETLVGIARSVTDFAYATYLSDLAVRLSYQRRGIGKELVRRTQAAAPTATLILLSAPAAVEYYPRIGFTHHPQAWILRPGETVTPD